In Campylobacter vicugnae, a genomic segment contains:
- the rplK gene encoding 50S ribosomal protein L11 codes for MAKKVVGEIKLQIAATKANPSPPVGPALGQQGVNIMEFCKAFNERTKDMAGYNIPVVITVYADKSFTFITKQPPATDLIKKAAGITKGADNPLKNKVGQLTKAQILEIVDKKIVDMNTKDREQAAKIIAGSARSMGITIVE; via the coding sequence ATGGCTAAAAAAGTTGTAGGCGAAATTAAACTGCAAATTGCAGCTACAAAAGCAAATCCAAGTCCACCAGTTGGTCCTGCTTTAGGTCAACAAGGTGTTAATATTATGGAATTTTGTAAAGCATTTAATGAAAGAACAAAAGATATGGCTGGTTATAATATTCCAGTTGTTATTACTGTTTATGCTGATAAAAGCTTTACATTTATTACAAAACAACCACCAGCAACCGACTTAATTAAAAAAGCTGCTGGTATCACTAAAGGTGCGGATAATCCGCTTAAAAATAAAGTTGGTCAACTTACAAAAGCTCAAATTCTTGAGATTGTAGATAAAAAAATAGTTGATATGAATACAAAAGATAGAGAACAAGCTGCTAAAATTATAGCTGGTTCAGCTCGTTCTATGGGTATAACCATAGTTGAGTAA
- the rplA gene encoding 50S ribosomal protein L1 yields MSKKTTKRFAELLKKVDSNKIYNLDEAVSTVKTLASAKFDETVEIALKLNVDPRHADQMVRGSVVLPAGTGKTVRVAVIAKDAKADEAKAAGADIVGAEDFVDEIAKGVINFDVLIATPNLMGLVGKIGRLLGPKGLMPNPKTGTVTMDVAQAVKNAKGGQVNFRVDKQGNIHAGLGKVSFTKEQLNDNISAFIKMINKHKPAAAKGKYIKSAALSLTMSPSISLETQELMDLK; encoded by the coding sequence ATGTCAAAAAAAACTACAAAGAGATTTGCAGAACTACTTAAAAAAGTAGATTCAAATAAAATTTATAATTTAGATGAAGCTGTATCTACAGTTAAAACACTAGCTTCAGCGAAATTTGATGAAACAGTTGAGATTGCACTTAAATTAAATGTCGATCCTAGACATGCTGATCAGATGGTGCGTGGTTCAGTAGTTTTACCTGCTGGTACTGGCAAAACTGTTAGAGTAGCTGTAATAGCTAAAGATGCTAAGGCTGATGAAGCTAAAGCAGCTGGTGCTGATATAGTTGGTGCTGAGGATTTCGTTGATGAAATTGCTAAGGGAGTTATCAATTTTGATGTGCTTATTGCTACTCCAAATTTGATGGGCTTAGTTGGTAAAATTGGTCGTCTTCTAGGACCAAAAGGCTTAATGCCAAATCCTAAAACTGGTACAGTAACTATGGATGTTGCTCAGGCTGTTAAAAATGCTAAAGGTGGTCAAGTTAACTTCCGTGTTGATAAACAAGGAAATATTCATGCTGGTCTAGGTAAAGTTAGCTTTACAAAAGAGCAGTTAAATGATAATATCTCTGCCTTTATTAAGATGATAAATAAACATAAACCTGCAGCTGCAAAAGGTAAATATATTAAATCTGCAGCACTATCTTTAACAATGAGTCCATCTATATCTCTTGAAACTCAAGAGCTTATGGATCTTAAATAA
- the rplJ gene encoding 50S ribosomal protein L10, with protein MTRNEKAEIISNLEAEFKASEAIVVCDYRGLSVKKLEALRIAAKEQNVKVQVIKNTLAKIALANCSKDGMELKDTNIFVWGEDQLAVTKVVAKFEEANKDLFKIKTAYIDGEVASVSKVVALSKMPSRDELIAMLLQVWNAPIQNFTIGLNALKEKKEQSA; from the coding sequence GTGACTAGAAACGAAAAAGCTGAAATTATTTCAAACCTTGAGGCTGAATTTAAAGCTAGCGAAGCTATAGTTGTATGTGACTATAGAGGCTTAAGTGTTAAAAAACTTGAAGCATTAAGAATTGCTGCTAAAGAGCAAAATGTAAAAGTTCAAGTTATTAAAAATACACTTGCAAAGATCGCTTTAGCTAATTGTTCTAAAGATGGTATGGAGCTTAAAGATACAAATATTTTTGTATGGGGCGAAGATCAACTAGCAGTTACTAAAGTTGTAGCTAAATTTGAAGAAGCTAATAAAGATCTATTTAAAATCAAAACAGCTTATATCGATGGTGAAGTTGCTTCTGTGTCTAAAGTTGTTGCATTGTCAAAAATGCCATCTCGCGACGAACTTATTGCTATGTTGCTACAAGTTTGGAATGCACCAATTCAAAATTTCACTATTGGTTTAAATGCGCTTAAAGAAAAAAAAGAGCAATCTGCTTAA
- the rplL gene encoding 50S ribosomal protein L7/L12, with protein MAITKEDVLEFISNLSVLELSELVKEFEEKFGVSAAPVMVAGAVAGGAADAAEEKTDFNIVLVDSGAKKIEVIKVVRALTGLGLKEAKDAVEGTPSVLKEGASKEEAEAAKKQLEEAGAKVELK; from the coding sequence ATGGCAATAACTAAAGAAGATGTATTAGAGTTTATCTCAAATTTATCAGTTCTTGAACTAAGCGAATTAGTAAAAGAATTTGAAGAAAAATTTGGCGTAAGTGCTGCTCCAGTAATGGTAGCTGGTGCTGTAGCTGGTGGAGCTGCTGACGCTGCTGAAGAAAAAACAGATTTCAATATCGTTTTAGTTGATAGCGGTGCTAAAAAAATCGAAGTAATTAAAGTTGTTCGTGCTTTAACTGGTCTTGGTCTTAAAGAGGCTAAAGATGCTGTTGAAGGTACTCCATCAGTTCTTAAAGAAGGTGCGAGTAAAGAAGAAGCTGAAGCAGCTAAAAAACAACTTGAAGAAGCTGGCGCTAAAGTCGAACTTAAATAA